ACGATGAAAAGTGAGTCTCCGTAAAACCAGCGGCCACTGAACGGCATGAGCCACCGCATGCCATACGAGTTCATCCAGTCGAGCGTCGGGTGTGTCAGTATCGATAACGTCGAGAGGAGGAGCAATTCGCGCGGAAGAACGGGAGCGCGGGTCGCATCATCCTGCCGGCGCCTGTAACGGTCCCAGGCGATCATCAGCATCGTCAGCACAAACGGCAGGACGACGAGGGCGAGTAAGCCGTGGGTCCACCCCCGTCGAAACTCAGTCGCGCGGCCGAGTGGAATCGCGATCACGTCGATGTCGGGGAAGTTGGCGCCGATCATCAGCGTCGCCGCGCCGAGCCCAGTCCGTTTTTTCAGCCCTGACTGCGCGAGCGCGGCGCCGACCAGGGTGTGGCAGATATTATCCATGATCGGTCGGAGCGCGGTTGAGCCGCCCGGCCGCCGGCGGGCCCGCCGTCAGCGCGTCGCCTGTCTTCGTCGCCCCTTCGTGGTAAGCTGCGATGCGCGGCGGTCTGACGGCTATGGATGCAGCGACCTCCCGGTCACCGCGTATCAAGCCCTCCCATGATCTGACCCAGATTCTCGAGAGCCTCGCTGTCGCCAAAGTCTGAGAGTTCGTAGAGCGGACGTATTTCGATCTCGACGTTGCCATTTCCGTCCATGGGCGGCCAGCGCCTCACCCACTCGATCGCCTCTTCCTTCGACTTCACGTCGACGATCGAGAATCCCGCGACAAGCTCCTTGGCCTCGGCGAATGGACCGTCGGTCACAGTC
The Gemmatimonadaceae bacterium DNA segment above includes these coding regions:
- a CDS encoding YciI family protein — protein: MRFISLRKADSDTEAGMMPGDELITAMGKYNEQMIKAGVMLAGDGLKPSSAGTRVKFSGGKPTVTDGPFAEAKELVAGFSIVDVKSKEEAIEWVRRWPPMDGNGNVEIEIRPLYELSDFGDSEALENLGQIMGGLDTR